The Ketobacter alkanivorans genome includes the window CCGTTGCCACATAGGCAGAAGGATGCACTCCGCAATCTGGGCGAGGACGACGATCGAAAAAGTGGGATACTTTGGCGTACATCAGATAAGGGTTATCTGCCACCAATGCGGCCACAGGGCAATCGCTGGCAAACTGTGGATTGATAATAACCGCAGTGGCGGCTGTGCTATCAAGTTGGCGACGATACATGGGATTGGCAAGAAAACTGAGCTGCCCGCTCCCGGCGCTGCCCAAGGTAGCAAGACTATGCACCTCGAGATTCGGATTGCCGACCAGTTCCAGACCCAACGACTGAGCCAGATCCCCCAGTCGCCAGCTTGATTTAACCACCGCGCCAACCATAACTATTAGTCTTTAATGCTGTTCATCTTCTGGACCACCATATCCGTTATGTCCAGCTTGGGGTTGATACCCACAACGACGTCGCTGCGCAGCACCATATCTATGCCTTGCTCTGCGATCACAGCGTTCACTGCTTTCTTGAACTTGGGCAGCAATGATTCGACCACTTGCCGCTCATCAGCCTGACCGCTCTTTTGTAGCTGCTGCTGCTTGAATTTGAGCTCGTTGGCAATTTCCATAAGTTCTTTTTCCATCTTATGCTTTTCATCGGTGGACATGATGGCAGCATCTTTCTGCAGCTTTTCCTGCAGGTTCTTACCCTTCAAGCTGAGCGCTTCCAAGCCTGCACGCTCACGCTCAAATTCACCCTTGAGCTTCTCAATTTTAAGCTTGCCTTCCTCGGTACCCATCACAGCACGCATAAAATCCACTGTCACAATCTTGGAAGCTTCTTCAGCCATTGCAGATTGCAGCGCAAACAAACCCAACAAAACCACTAATATTTTCTTCACAACAAACCTCATTATTCTGTGTATAGAGTTAGAACGGTTGCCCCAGAGAGAACTGGAACGACTGCACATCATCACCGGGCTGATCATTAAAGGCCTTGGACAGGCTGAATGACAGAGGGCCAATACCGGTTATCCACGACAGGGCTATACCCGCAGACATGCGCATCTCACTTAGCTCGAAACCATATTCGTCTTTACGATGGGTATCAAACACGTTACCCGCGTCGATAAAGAACAGGGTACGGAATGATCGACTGTCTTTAACAAAGGGCATCGGAAATATGAATTCGGCGCTGGCTTCTGCCAGGAAATTACCACCAATCGCTCGGGGATCACCAAAGTCATAGGCTGACTGAATCTCACGAGGGCCCAGAGAGCGATCCTCATAGCCACGAATAGACCCAAAACCGCCAGCATAATAGTGCTCATAAAATGGCGGCTTATCATCATCGCCATAGGCATCCAGATAACCCAGTTCAGAGCGCAACCTCAATACCCAATCCTGAGTTATAGGGAAATACTTCTGTGACTGCAAACTGGATTTGAAATACTCAAGGTCACTACCGGGCGAGGTAATCTGCAGCGAAACCGTGTGAGACGATCCTCGGGTCGCGAATACTCCACGGTTCAACGTGCTAATAGACCAAGAACCCGTGAGAGGGAAATTCAGGAAATCCTCTGATTGAGTGAAAGCACCATTAATGTTTGCTTCATACAGGTCATAGCCTACCAACTCCCATACCTGGAGCGGTGAACGCCGACTGCCGTAGACCGTCACACTCTCGAAACCAATGCCGAAACTCAATCGCGAGATATCACTGGTCGGGTACCCAAAGGTTAAATTACCGCCCAAGCGATCCGATGCCCAGTTGGAAATTACGTCGTCTTCACTGATATCAGTTTTTTGGTAGAACAGCGAGTACCCTCGGGACACACCGTCAATGGTGTAATAGGGATCGAGGAACGAGAAGCTGATGCTGTCACGAATATCGCTGCGATTGGCCGCAATAGTCACCCTGTTGCCAGTACCCAAAAAGTTGGTTTGAGACAGGTTGGCACCAAAGACAAAACCGGTTCCCTGCTGATACCCCACACTGGCACCGATGGAGCCGGATGGCTGCTCTTCTACCGAGTAGGTGACGTCCACCTGATCGTCTTCACCGGGGACCCGCGGCGTCTCCACCGTCACACCTTTGAAGAAGCCGAGTCGCTCAAGGCGCACCTTGGAGTTTTCGATCAACTGACCAGAAGCCCAGGAGCCTTCCATTTGCCGCATTTCACGACGCAACACCTCATCGCGGGTTTTGGTGTTACCTAAGAAGTTAATTCGGCGCACATACACCCGGGTACCAGCATCCACGTAGAAAGTCACATCTACCGTATTATCCCCGGCTGGAGACAGTGACGGTACGCCGTTGACGTTGGCGAAGGTGTATCCCTCATTACCCAAGCGCTTGGAAATCAGTTCATTCGAGGTGGTCACCAGCGAACGGGAGAAAGTCTGCCCTGAACGCAACAAAATCAAACGACGCAGATCCGCCTCAGGTACTTTGAGGTCCCCGGTGAGTTTCACTTCGTTTACGGTAAAACGCTCACCTTCGGAAATATTAGCTGTGATATACACTTCTGATTTGTCGGGGGTTACCGATACTTGAGTGGATTCCACCCGGAAATTCACGTAACCGCGATCCTGATAAAAGGACGACAGCTTCTCCAGATCGCCGGATAGTTTTTCCCGCGAGTACTTGTCATCCCCTTTGAAAAAAGAAAACATGTGAGATTCTTTCAGCTCAAAGTTTTCCACCAGCTCTTCATCGGTGAATACAGTGTTGCCTACGATATCGACCTTGGAAATGGTCGCGACATCGCCTTCCTTGATTTTGATGTTGATAGCAACCCGGTTGCGAGGCAGAGGCTTCACCTCTGGCTCTACTCTGGCACCGTAACGGCCCTGGGCAATATACTGGCGCTCCAACTCAACCTTGAGGCGATCCAGCGTTACCCGCTGGAATACGCTGCCTTCACTGAGCCCAGCCTGTGATAGCCCCTGCATCAGGTTTTCGGTTTCGATGGATTTATTACCATCCAACTCTATGCTAGCAATCGACGGCCTTTCGCTTACCTGAACCACAAGGATATCGCCATCCCGCGCCAGGCTTATGTCCTGAAAATTGCCGGTTTTGAATAGAATACGAGCAGAACGGGCCAGAATGTTCTCGTTTACTTCATCCCCTACCTGTAATGGCAGCACGTTAAATACAGCACCAGCGGAGATTCGTTGCAGGCCTTCGACCCGGATATCTTTTATGACGAAGGAATCAGCCATTGCTGCGTTCGCAAAAAATGCCATCCAACACAACAACACTAATGTGGTAATTCGATTCATTTAACGCTCAAGTCCGAAGGAAATTGAAATGGTCCAAAAAGGCGGGATCAAAGCCCCATTATATCGTTATAAAATGCCAGCCCCATAAACATGACCAGCAAGCCGAGGCCAAGGCTGTTTCCTAATGCCTGTGCCTTCTCTGATACCGGGCTTCCTTTAATCATTTCAACGAGATAGTACATTAAATGCCCACCATCCAACACCGGGATGGGCAGCAAATTTAACACTCCAAGGCTGATACTTAAATAGGCCATAAAGCCAAGGAATGCTTCTATACCATAACCGGCACTGTCTCCTGCCACTTTAGCGATGGTAATAGGGCCACTGAGGTTATCCAGCGAGATCTTGCCAGTCACCATCTTTCCGATGGACATAAGCGTCAGCTCTACCCTGGACCAGGCATACGAGATGGATTTGCCAATTGCCGCAATCGGCCCATATTGCTGATCCCGGATCATAAAATCGGGGAACTGGGCAAATTCTTCAGGTGCATGAGCACCGATCTGCCCCATGGGCTCCCCGTTATCACCCTTTACCGTGTCGGGAGTGATTTGAACCAGCTGTTCCATCCCGTCACGAATGACCTTGAGCGTCATGGTGGTTCCGGGGTTTTCCTGGATCAGCATGACCCATTCACTCCAGTCCAGAATGTCTACATCATTGACCGACAGTACCTGATCTCCGGTTTTAAGCCCCTGACGCGCAGCGGCACCACCATCAACCAGCTTGCCCAGTATGGGGGGCACGGAAGGGAAGAACGGTTCCAGACCTAACAATTTAAGCGGGTGGGTTTTCTCAGCACCCTGCATCCAGTTCTGCAAATCGACAGACCGTTCAACGGTAGCGCTGCTGTTTTCCGGACGCACAGTGAACCGAACTTCAACGCTCTCTCCAATCCGGGAGATCAGCGCCATGGTGACGTCTTCCCAACTCTCGGTTGGTTCGCCATCGACAGCAATAATCTCATCCATGGTCTGAAACCCGGCTTCAGCTGCGTACCCTTTGGACTCAACATCGCCAACAAAGGGTGCCAGAGAGGTCACACCTGAGACAAAAACAACCCAGTACAGCAGTACCGCAAATACCAAGTTCACCAACGGGCCGGCTGCCACGATAGCGAAGCGCTGAAATACGGTTTTGT containing:
- a CDS encoding OmpH family outer membrane protein, with protein sequence MKKILVVLLGLFALQSAMAEEASKIVTVDFMRAVMGTEEGKLKIEKLKGEFERERAGLEALSLKGKNLQEKLQKDAAIMSTDEKHKMEKELMEIANELKFKQQQLQKSGQADERQVVESLLPKFKKAVNAVIAEQGIDMVLRSDVVVGINPKLDITDMVVQKMNSIKD
- the bamA gene encoding outer membrane protein assembly factor BamA, giving the protein MAFFANAAMADSFVIKDIRVEGLQRISAGAVFNVLPLQVGDEVNENILARSARILFKTGNFQDISLARDGDILVVQVSERPSIASIELDGNKSIETENLMQGLSQAGLSEGSVFQRVTLDRLKVELERQYIAQGRYGARVEPEVKPLPRNRVAINIKIKEGDVATISKVDIVGNTVFTDEELVENFELKESHMFSFFKGDDKYSREKLSGDLEKLSSFYQDRGYVNFRVESTQVSVTPDKSEVYITANISEGERFTVNEVKLTGDLKVPEADLRRLILLRSGQTFSRSLVTTSNELISKRLGNEGYTFANVNGVPSLSPAGDNTVDVTFYVDAGTRVYVRRINFLGNTKTRDEVLRREMRQMEGSWASGQLIENSKVRLERLGFFKGVTVETPRVPGEDDQVDVTYSVEEQPSGSIGASVGYQQGTGFVFGANLSQTNFLGTGNRVTIAANRSDIRDSISFSFLDPYYTIDGVSRGYSLFYQKTDISEDDVISNWASDRLGGNLTFGYPTSDISRLSFGIGFESVTVYGSRRSPLQVWELVGYDLYEANINGAFTQSEDFLNFPLTGSWSISTLNRGVFATRGSSHTVSLQITSPGSDLEYFKSSLQSQKYFPITQDWVLRLRSELGYLDAYGDDDKPPFYEHYYAGGFGSIRGYEDRSLGPREIQSAYDFGDPRAIGGNFLAEASAEFIFPMPFVKDSRSFRTLFFIDAGNVFDTHRKDEYGFELSEMRMSAGIALSWITGIGPLSFSLSKAFNDQPGDDVQSFQFSLGQPF
- the rseP gene encoding RIP metalloprotease RseP — protein: MFDFLQTLLAFVVTLGLLIFVHEYGHFWVARRCGVRVIRFSIGFGQPLVKWKDRQGTEFVIAALPLGGFVKMLGEPGSDVNEHQRHLSFAHKTVFQRFAIVAAGPLVNLVFAVLLYWVVFVSGVTSLAPFVGDVESKGYAAEAGFQTMDEIIAVDGEPTESWEDVTMALISRIGESVEVRFTVRPENSSATVERSVDLQNWMQGAEKTHPLKLLGLEPFFPSVPPILGKLVDGGAAARQGLKTGDQVLSVNDVDILDWSEWVMLIQENPGTTMTLKVIRDGMEQLVQITPDTVKGDNGEPMGQIGAHAPEEFAQFPDFMIRDQQYGPIAAIGKSISYAWSRVELTLMSIGKMVTGKISLDNLSGPITIAKVAGDSAGYGIEAFLGFMAYLSISLGVLNLLPIPVLDGGHLMYYLVEMIKGSPVSEKAQALGNSLGLGLLVMFMGLAFYNDIMGL